The Anopheles coluzzii chromosome 2, AcolN3, whole genome shotgun sequence genome window below encodes:
- the LOC120949977 gene encoding uncharacterized protein LOC120949977, whose protein sequence is MWKYVSRRIRDVYDKTAHVLEVRRTWNCGAGERFCGENPPEDGTGAQGQHEANGRRYCLLYVARPNELGDRTQQEYGTGSNQSDREGTRRKEYPQTPFEHSWLGAITWTSAIICGWYTSQLLCLYRRTQPFDHPSRCTPSQLLHAAAEQRKLSARHCEALAQYFGLRSSRSLTAPYPNPSITDGSTVAGRQQQGNSLVQLFAPFIPRDGHDFVDYTDRHRGEVQRFVFQVNNETKPTVNALHEEFVSQRSTDPVADVPTKPVEQPETVEGAFKHLVSVLGEIEYQLGCRNLELGEYASAVSHLKLGTSHQHAGAAFNLGICYEQGYGIPKDMAMALECYQLAAKQGHPQAIYNVGVFHARGFAGLRPSRSMAKKYFLAAAELGLQDAIVALGPKYRASRRESLASGQQHDSGYGLPSFQFALENVDQFHAVKHNGERPNVQLQLVASRG, encoded by the exons ATGTGGAAATATGTTTCCCGTCGTATACGCGATGTGTACGACAAGACTGCCCATGTACTAGAGGTACGGCGCACCTGGAACTGTGGTGCAGGAGAGCGGTTCTGCGGTGAAAACCCGCCGGAAGACGGTACAGGAGCACAAGGGCAACATGAAGCAAACGGTCGGCGCTACTGTTTGCTTTACGTTGCCCGCCCGAACGAGCTCGGCGATCGGACGCAGCAGGAGTATGGCACGGGTTCGAACCAGTCCGATCGGGAGGGCACCCGGCGGAAGGAGTATCCCCAGACACCGTTCGAGCACTCCTGGCTTGGGGCAATAACATGG ACCAGTGCCATTATCTGTGGCTGGTACACCAGCCAGCTGCTCTGTCTTTATCGTCGCACCCAGCCGTTTGATCATCCGTCCCGCTGCACCCCTTCCCAGCTGCTTCATGCGGCGGCTGAGCAGCGTAAACTTTCGGCCCGTCATTGCGAGGCTCTGGCGCAGTACTTTGGGCTGCGCTCCAGCAGAAGCCTTACAGCACCGTATCCTAATCCATCGATCACGGATGGATCTACGGTGGCGGGAAGGCAGCAGCAGGGGAACTCTCTGGTACAGCTGTTTGCACCGTTCATCCCTCGCGATGGGCACGACTTTGTGGACTACACCGACAGACATCGGGGTGAGGTGCAGCGTTTCGTTTTTCAAGtaaacaacgaaacaaaaccgaCGGTTAATGCACTGCACGAGGAGTTTGTCTCGCAGCGTAGCACTGATCCGGTGGCGGACGTACCAACGAAACCCGTGGAACAGCCGGAAACGGTCGAAGGGGCTTTCAAACACTTGGTCTCGGTGCTGGGAGAGATTGAGTATCAGCTAGGCTGCCGGAATCTGGAGCTGGGCGAGTATGCTTCAGCCGTTTCCCATCTGAAGCTGGGCACGAGCCATCAGCACGCGGGGGCCGCGTTCAATCTCGGCATCTGCTACGAGCAGGGCTACGGCATCCCGAAGGACATGGCTATG GCCTTGGAATGCTACCAGCTGGCAGCGAAGCAGGGACACCCGCAAGCGATCTACAACGTTGGCGTCTTTCATGCACGCGGTTTTGCTGGTTTGCGTCCGAGTCGCTCGATGGCGAAGAAGTATTTCCTCGCCGCCGCCGAGCTAGGGCTGCAGGATGCAATTGTCGCTCTCGGACCAAAGTATCGTGCCAGTCGGCGGGAATCGTTGGCCAGTGGCCAACAGCATGACAGCGGCTACGGGCTGCCATCGTTCCAGTTTGCACTCGAGAACGTTGACCAGTTCCACGCGGTAAAGCACAACGGTGAGCGGCCAAATGTACAGCTACAGCTTGTAGCATCCAGAGGATAG
- the LOC120948217 gene encoding another transcription unit protein — MGHDTESDGSGSESGSSRGSPSRSRSNSRSRSRSGTPQVAPTPGFSLEHHDSPSNSPPQRSRSGTPTQNRSRSNSAGSQRSRSGSGARSRSGSRSATPGSAQKRHSRSRSGSGSPAGSHRSGSGSRHSRSRSRSRSQGSGSGRSRSGTPQNRSGSGTPVNRSRSGTPASGSPGSPARKSRSRSRSARSGSARSRSGSVQSPVNEKRKRAVLSDSDSDEGAKMEAKKKNKLIDTDSDEEAGPVKDSGAKGKDVTADALFGDADDISSDEGAGGESGRERDELDDLEDEQRKEEQSRNRSRSRSRSRSRSRDSDRRSSDEEGNRDRLARWEEPKEPEPEPEPIPETRIDVEIPRIVTDLGRDIHFVKLPNFLSVETRPFDVDTYEDEIDEEETLDEEGRQRLKLKVENTIRWRNNFDRQGNALRETNARFVKWSDGSMSLHLGSEIFDVYKQPLQGDHNHLFIRQGTGLQGQSVFRTKLTFRPHSTESFTHQKMLISLADRSQKTSGIKILTQVGFDPDADRKQNLKKEEEKLRMAMRAKQTSSSKPKRGRDSGAGIAGNAYHHDEGSDDEGGISIAAIKNKFKGDKGKGSGAKGNAGIYSSDEEGSDVETGRRKKNIDKKKALKSLADSDDSEAGSGSEGSRGTRSRSNSGSGSGSGDEGSGSEKSAEGGNRSEGDSDE, encoded by the exons ATGGGCCACGATACAGAGTCAGATGGGTCAG GCTCGGAGTCTGGTTCGAGTCGTGGTAGCCCGAGCCGAAGTCGCAGTAACAGCAGAAGCCGGAGTCGAAGCGGAACACCGCAAGTAGCGCCTACACCGGGTTTTTCCCTGGAGCATCATGATTCTCC ATCCAACTCGCCCCCTCAGCGTTCACGTTCTGGTACACCGACGCAGAACAGAAGTCGATCGAATTCGGCCGGTTCACAGCGTTCCCGGTCCGGTTCCGGTGCCCGGTCACGTTCCGGAAGCCGGTCGGCCACTCCGGGCAGTGCACAGAAACGGCATAGTCGATCGCGCAGCGGTTCTGGTTCGCCTGCCGGTTCGCACCGGTCTGGTTCCGGTTCGAGACACTCGcggtctcgctctcgctcccGCTCGCAGGGCTCTGGCAGTGGCCGTTCACGCAGCGGCACACCACAAAATCGTTCCGGCAGTGGAACACCAGTCAACAGATCCCGGAGCGGCACACCTGCATCCGGTTCGCCTGGTTCCCCTGCGCGTAAATCCCGCTCACGTTCCCGTTCGGCTCGTTCCGGTTCAGCACGCAGTCGTTCCGGATCGGTACAGTCACCGGTGAATGAAAAGCGAAAGCGTGCGGTGCTCAGCGATTCGGATTCCGATGAGGGTGCAAAAATGGaggcgaaaaagaaaaacaaactcatcGACACAGATTCGGACGAAGAGGCAGGACCGGTGAAGGATAGTGGTGCGAAGGGCAAAGATGTCACTGCCGATGCACTGTTTGGTGACGCTGATGATATCAGCTCGGACGAGGGCGCCGGGGGAGAGTCCGGTCGGGAGCGGGACGAATTGGACGACCTGGAAGACGAACAGCGCAAGGAGGAACAATCTAGAAATCGCTCTAGATCACGTAGCCGTAGCCGCAGTAGAAGCCGGGACAGCGATCGCCGGTCATCGGACGAGGAAGGCAATCGGGACCGGCTGGCCCGCTGGGAGGAACCGAAAGAGCCggaaccggaaccggaaccAATCCCCGAGACCCGCATCGATGTGGAGATTCCACGTATCGTGACCGATCTGGGGCGAGACATTCACTTCGTCAAGCTGCCCAACTTCTTGTCCGTCGAGACGCGCCCGTTCGATGTGGACACGTACGAGGATGAAATCGACGAGGAGGAAACGCTCGACGAGGAAGGTCGGCAGCGGTTGAAGCTGAAGGTGGAGAACACAATCCGCTGGAGGAACAATTTCGACCGGCAGGGCAATGCGCTGCGCGAAACGAACGCTCGGTTTGTGAAGTGGTCCGATGGCAGCATGAGTTTGCACCTTGGGTCGGAAATTTTCGACGTGTACAAACAGCCGCTGCAGGGTGACCACAACCATCTGTTCATCCGACAGGGTACGGGTTTGCAGGGCCAGTCCGTGTTCCGCACCAAGCTTACCTTCCGGCCGCACTCGACCGAATCGTTCACCCATCAGAAGATGCTCATCTCGTTGGCCGATCGGTCGCAGAAAACGTCCGGCATCAAGATCCTCACGCAGGTCGGGTTCGATCCCGACGCGGACCGCAAACAGAACCTcaagaaggaggaggaaaagcTGCGCATGGCGATGCGGGCGAAGCAAACCTCTTCCTCGAAGCCGAAGCGAGGCCGGGACTCGGGCGCTGGAATCGCTGGGAATGCGTACCACCACGACGAAGGTTCGGATGACGAGGGCGGCATATCGATTGCCGCTATCAAGAACAAATTTAAGGGTGACAAGGGGAAAGGAAGCGGTGCGAAAGGAAATGCGGGCATCTACTCGTCGGACGAGGAGGGCTCGGACGTGGAGACGGGCCGACGCAAGAAGAACATTGACAAGAAGAAGGCGCTCAAATCGTTGGCCGACTCGGACGACAGTGAGGCCGGGTCAGGCTCGGAGGGTTCGCGCGGAACGCGGTCACGATCCAATTCCGGGTCCGGATCGGGGTCGGGCGATGAAGGGTCGGGTAGCGAGAAGAGCGCCGAGGGCGGAAATCGTTCCGAAGGGGACAGTGACGAGTAG